From a single Kingella potus genomic region:
- the metX gene encoding homoserine O-succinyltransferase MetX, with amino-acid sequence MTATDSIGLVKPEKIPFGPLLLQNGQTLPRFDLMVETYGTPNADKSNAVLICHALSGDHHVAGRHSPEDKHPGWWDNMVGPGKPVDTSRFFVIGVNNLGGCAGSTGPLSTNPENGREYGADFPVVTVKDWVNSQAMLADRFGIGQWAAVVGGSLGGMQALQWAIDYPDRVRHALVIASATRLSAQNIAFNDVARQAIITDPDFHDGHYRRFGTIPRRGLRIARMMGHITYLAEEGLGEKFGRSLHDGIRYGYGVEFEIESYLRYQGEKFAGRFDANTYLRMTKALDYFSPAAAFGNDLTAALRQTQAGFFVASFTTDWRFAPARSRALVKHLVRAQRPVQYIEVESGHGHDAFLMDDPPYIAAVRAYMDNVYKELQQ; translated from the coding sequence ATGACCGCCACCGACAGCATCGGGCTGGTAAAGCCCGAAAAAATCCCGTTCGGCCCGCTGCTCCTGCAAAACGGCCAAACCCTGCCGCGCTTTGATCTGATGGTGGAAACCTACGGCACGCCCAACGCCGACAAAAGCAACGCCGTCCTTATCTGCCACGCCCTGTCGGGCGACCACCACGTTGCCGGACGGCACAGCCCCGAAGACAAACACCCCGGCTGGTGGGACAACATGGTCGGGCCGGGCAAGCCGGTAGACACCAGCCGCTTCTTCGTTATCGGCGTAAACAACCTCGGCGGCTGCGCGGGCAGCACCGGCCCTTTGAGCACCAATCCCGAAAACGGCCGCGAATACGGCGCGGACTTCCCCGTCGTAACCGTCAAAGACTGGGTAAACAGCCAGGCCATGCTGGCCGACCGTTTCGGTATCGGCCAATGGGCGGCCGTCGTCGGCGGCAGCCTCGGCGGGATGCAGGCGCTGCAATGGGCAATCGACTATCCCGACCGCGTGCGCCACGCCCTCGTCATCGCCTCCGCCACCCGCCTGTCCGCGCAAAACATCGCCTTCAACGACGTTGCCCGCCAAGCCATCATTACCGACCCCGACTTTCACGACGGCCACTACCGCCGCTTCGGCACCATTCCCCGGAGGGGTCTGCGCATCGCCCGCATGATGGGGCACATTACCTACCTCGCCGAAGAAGGGCTGGGCGAAAAATTCGGCCGCAGCCTGCACGACGGCATACGCTACGGCTACGGCGTGGAGTTTGAAATCGAATCCTACCTGCGCTACCAGGGCGAAAAGTTCGCCGGACGCTTCGATGCCAACACCTATCTGCGCATGACCAAAGCCCTCGACTATTTCAGCCCCGCCGCCGCTTTCGGCAACGACCTCACCGCCGCCCTGCGCCAAACGCAGGCCGGATTTTTCGTAGCCTCTTTCACCACCGACTGGCGTTTCGCCCCCGCCCGCTCCCGCGCCCTGGTCAAACACCTTGTCCGCGCACAGCGTCCCGTCCAATACATCGAAGTGGAATCCGGCCACGGCCACGATGCCTTCCTGATGGACGATCCGCCCTATATTGCCGCCGTACGCGCCTATATGGACAACGTTTACAAGGAGTTGCAGCAATGA
- a CDS encoding assimilatory sulfite reductase (NADPH) flavoprotein subunit has protein sequence MNPNPLPPELSSALSALTPVQLAWLSGYCWAQAGGAAAVPQTPSENAATAAAAPPPAAPAAITVLSASQTGNARAVAGRLYEALMARELPATLVSCADYKPKNIAGEQILLLVVSTQGEGEPPEEALSLFKLLNGKKAPDLGGLKFAVLGLGDSSYPKFCGAAADFDARFAALGGTRLLPRTDCDLEFAAEAEAWIGRIVPAAAEASKPAASAPAAAPAAHSDGLAAPQNAYGKENPFPATLSVRQKITGRNSDKDVRHIEIDLSGSGISYTAGDALGVWFDNDGTLVSRLLAAVSLGGDEEIESGGTRKTLRDALTHDLEISQNTPQFVKGYAALAGSAELAQRAETDTAALVAEYPPVALAERYPAALAAAQLVALLRPLAPRLYSIASAQDEVGEEVHLTVGVLRYESDGKPFTGAASGYLGERLAEDDQVRVFVEHNPNFRLPPNPAAPVIMIGSGTGIAPFRAFMQQRAADGADGKNWLVFGNPHFTEDFLYQTEWQQFAKDGLLSKYSFAWSRDQEEKIYVQHRLRENGAQIWQWMQEGAHIYVCGDAAKMAKDVEAALLAIIAKEGGMDAEAADEYLDEMRQEKRYQRDVY, from the coding sequence ATGAACCCCAACCCGCTCCCTCCCGAACTCTCGTCCGCCTTGTCCGCGCTCACGCCCGTCCAGCTTGCCTGGCTGTCGGGCTACTGCTGGGCGCAGGCGGGCGGTGCAGCCGCCGTGCCGCAAACGCCGTCTGAAAACGCCGCTACTGCCGCCGCCGCCCCGCCGCCTGCCGCACCGGCAGCCATTACCGTGCTGTCCGCATCGCAAACGGGCAACGCCCGCGCCGTTGCCGGCAGGCTGTATGAAGCCCTGATGGCACGGGAGCTGCCCGCCACGCTGGTGTCGTGTGCCGACTACAAGCCGAAAAACATTGCCGGCGAGCAGATTTTGCTGCTGGTTGTTTCCACGCAGGGCGAGGGCGAGCCGCCGGAAGAGGCGTTGAGCCTGTTCAAGCTGCTAAACGGCAAAAAAGCCCCCGATTTGGGCGGCCTGAAATTCGCCGTGTTGGGGCTGGGCGACAGCAGCTATCCGAAATTCTGCGGCGCGGCGGCGGATTTCGACGCGCGCTTTGCCGCACTCGGCGGCACGCGCCTGCTGCCGCGCACCGACTGCGATTTGGAGTTTGCCGCCGAGGCCGAGGCGTGGATAGGCAGAATCGTCCCCGCCGCCGCCGAAGCGTCCAAACCCGCCGCATCCGCGCCTGCCGCCGCGCCCGCCGCGCATTCCGACGGCCTTGCCGCGCCGCAAAACGCGTATGGCAAAGAAAACCCGTTTCCCGCCACTTTGTCCGTACGCCAGAAAATCACGGGGCGCAATTCCGACAAAGACGTGCGCCACATCGAAATCGACCTGTCGGGATCGGGCATAAGCTATACGGCGGGCGACGCGCTGGGCGTGTGGTTTGACAACGACGGCACGCTGGTGTCGCGTTTGCTGGCGGCCGTATCGTTGGGCGGAGACGAAGAAATCGAAAGCGGCGGCACGCGCAAAACCCTGCGCGACGCGCTCACGCACGATTTGGAAATCAGCCAGAACACGCCGCAGTTTGTCAAAGGCTATGCCGCGCTGGCCGGCAGCGCGGAGCTGGCGCAACGCGCCGAAACCGATACGGCGGCTCTGGTGGCCGAATATCCGCCCGTCGCGCTGGCCGAACGCTATCCCGCCGCGCTCGCCGCCGCGCAGCTCGTTGCCCTGCTGCGCCCGCTCGCGCCGCGCCTGTATTCCATTGCGTCCGCGCAGGATGAAGTGGGCGAGGAGGTGCATCTCACGGTGGGCGTTTTGCGCTACGAAAGCGACGGCAAACCCTTTACCGGCGCGGCCTCCGGCTATTTGGGCGAACGTTTGGCAGAAGACGATCAGGTGCGCGTGTTTGTCGAGCACAATCCCAATTTCCGCCTGCCGCCAAACCCTGCCGCGCCCGTGATTATGATCGGCAGCGGCACCGGCATTGCCCCGTTCCGTGCCTTTATGCAGCAGCGTGCCGCCGACGGTGCGGACGGCAAAAACTGGCTGGTGTTCGGCAATCCGCATTTCACCGAAGACTTCCTCTACCAGACCGAATGGCAGCAGTTTGCCAAAGACGGCCTGCTCAGCAAATACAGCTTCGCCTGGTCGCGGGATCAAGAGGAAAAAATCTATGTGCAGCACCGCCTGCGCGAAAACGGGGCGCAAATCTGGCAATGGATGCAGGAAGGGGCACATATCTATGTCTGCGGCGATGCGGCGAAAATGGCCAAAGACGTGGAAGCCGCGCTGTTGGCAATCATCGCCAAAGAGGGCGGCATGGATGCGGAAGCGGCAGACGAATATCTGGACGAAATGCGGCAGGAAAAACGCTACCAGCGCGATGTGTACTGA
- a CDS encoding TenA family protein produces MTSDFSDILHSETAALWQAATRHRFTEEIFAGTLSDAHLRRYLVQDYQFIDRFTALLGAAIAAADHYPARVRLSQFAAMITGDENTYFQRCFDYLGVPEAERTAPALLPVTRQFQELMREAADTRSYVCALAVLCVAEGLYLDWADRPDSPLPQSGFRHAEWITLHANPFFRGFVAWLRAELARTGAAASETERQQARSLFHRAVSLECAFFDAVYED; encoded by the coding sequence ATGACATCAGATTTCAGCGACATCCTGCACAGCGAAACCGCCGCCCTCTGGCAGGCGGCCACGCGGCACCGTTTTACGGAAGAGATTTTTGCCGGCACTTTGTCCGACGCACACCTGCGCCGCTACCTCGTGCAGGACTACCAATTCATCGACCGCTTCACCGCCCTGCTCGGAGCCGCGATTGCCGCTGCCGACCACTACCCCGCCCGCGTCCGCCTCTCGCAGTTTGCCGCCATGATTACCGGCGACGAAAACACCTATTTCCAACGCTGCTTCGACTACCTCGGCGTACCCGAAGCCGAGCGCACCGCGCCCGCGCTGCTGCCGGTAACGCGGCAGTTTCAAGAGCTGATGCGGGAGGCCGCCGATACGCGCAGCTATGTCTGCGCACTGGCCGTGTTGTGCGTGGCCGAGGGCCTTTATCTCGACTGGGCCGACCGCCCCGACAGCCCGCTGCCGCAAAGCGGCTTCCGCCACGCCGAATGGATTACCCTGCACGCCAACCCGTTTTTCCGCGGATTTGTCGCCTGGCTGCGTGCCGAGCTCGCCCGCACCGGCGCGGCCGCTTCCGAAACGGAACGGCAGCAGGCGCGCAGCCTGTTCCACCGCGCCGTATCGCTGGAATGCGCGTTTTTCGATGCCGTTTATGAGGATTGA
- a CDS encoding NfeD family protein has product MPETTDKRFAQPAAAACFSDGLSECAPPRPFRRKEFPMYWFVAAVAVFVLEMFTGTLYLLIAGAALAGAGIASFLFHGQTVPILTAAFLSAVGLFWLHRRLQRRTPAARAANDLDIGQSVKILRRLHGAEYEVAYRGTVWHARIEGGEPESGFAVIGGKDGNTLLIHPDQP; this is encoded by the coding sequence GTGCCGGAGACAACAGACAAACGGTTTGCGCAGCCCGCAGCAGCCGCCTGCTTTTCAGACGGCCTGTCCGAATGCGCCCCACCCCGCCCGTTCCGTAGAAAGGAGTTTCCTATGTACTGGTTTGTCGCCGCCGTGGCCGTATTCGTTTTGGAAATGTTTACCGGCACACTGTATCTGCTGATTGCCGGTGCGGCATTGGCCGGTGCGGGCATTGCATCCTTTCTGTTTCACGGGCAGACCGTCCCCATCCTTACCGCTGCCTTTCTGTCCGCCGTCGGACTGTTCTGGCTGCACCGCCGCCTGCAACGGCGCACACCCGCCGCCCGCGCCGCCAACGATCTCGACATCGGCCAAAGCGTGAAAATCCTGCGCCGCCTGCACGGCGCGGAATACGAAGTCGCCTACCGCGGCACCGTTTGGCACGCGCGCATCGAAGGCGGCGAACCCGAATCCGGATTTGCCGTTATCGGCGGCAAAGACGGCAACACCCTGCTTATCCACCCCGACCAACCCTAA
- the metF gene encoding methylenetetrahydrofolate reductase [NAD(P)H], with amino-acid sequence MTAGKTLSFEFFPTRTPEGREKQTAVRALLRGFNPGFFSCTSGAGGSTREGTLQTIADILAEGTAAAPHLPCIGMNEEEIASLLDTYRDMGVRRIVALRGDMPSGMGASGSGLRYASELVELVRNRYGSLFRIEIAAYPEYHPQARSAQEDIAHFVAKARAGADAAITQYFYNADAYFRFVDDVRALGCTIPVIPGIMPVSSFSKLVRFSDSCGAEIPRWLRLKLQSYADDTAAIEAFALDVVSDMCARLLEQGAPGLHFYTMNQGVLPSEICRRLGFGA; translated from the coding sequence ATGACCGCAGGCAAAACCCTCAGCTTTGAATTTTTCCCCACCCGCACGCCCGAAGGGCGCGAAAAACAAACCGCCGTACGCGCCCTGCTGCGCGGCTTCAATCCCGGCTTTTTCTCCTGCACTTCCGGCGCGGGCGGCTCCACGCGCGAAGGCACGCTGCAAACCATCGCCGACATCCTCGCCGAAGGCACGGCCGCCGCGCCGCACCTGCCCTGCATCGGCATGAACGAAGAAGAAATCGCATCCCTGCTCGATACCTACCGCGATATGGGCGTGCGCCGCATTGTCGCCCTGCGCGGCGATATGCCCTCCGGCATGGGCGCGTCCGGCAGCGGCCTGCGTTATGCGTCCGAGCTGGTGGAGCTGGTCAGAAACCGCTACGGCAGCCTGTTCCGCATCGAAATCGCCGCCTACCCCGAATACCACCCGCAGGCGCGCAGCGCACAGGAAGACATCGCCCATTTTGTCGCCAAAGCCCGCGCCGGTGCGGATGCCGCCATCACCCAGTATTTCTACAATGCCGATGCCTACTTCCGTTTTGTCGACGACGTACGCGCCCTGGGCTGCACCATTCCCGTCATTCCCGGCATCATGCCCGTTTCCAGCTTCTCCAAACTCGTGCGCTTTTCCGACAGTTGCGGCGCGGAAATCCCCCGCTGGCTGCGCCTGAAACTGCAATCCTATGCCGACGATACCGCCGCCATCGAAGCCTTCGCCCTCGACGTGGTCAGCGATATGTGTGCGCGGCTGCTCGAACAAGGCGCGCCCGGCCTGCATTTCTACACCATGAACCAAGGTGTGCTGCCTTCCGAAATCTGCCGCCGGCTGGGATTTGGCGCGTAA
- the adk gene encoding adenylate kinase, with translation MKVLLLGAPGAGKGTQAQFITAAFGIPQISTGDMLRTAIKAGTPLGLEAKKIMDEGGLVRDDIIIGMVKERIAQPDCAKGFLFDGFPRTLAQAEAMQQAGVLLDAVVEIDVPDSAVIERMSGRRVHPASGRTYHVVYNPPKAEGKDDLTGEDLIQRDDDKEETVKKRLDVYHEQTEVLVGYYSKLEGASAPKYVRVDGTQAVEAVKAEVLAALGG, from the coding sequence ATGAAAGTATTGTTACTCGGCGCACCGGGCGCAGGCAAAGGCACGCAGGCGCAGTTTATCACCGCCGCATTCGGCATCCCGCAAATCTCCACCGGCGATATGTTGCGCACCGCCATCAAAGCGGGTACGCCGCTGGGCTTGGAAGCGAAAAAAATCATGGACGAGGGCGGCCTGGTGCGCGACGACATCATTATCGGCATGGTGAAAGAGCGCATCGCCCAGCCCGACTGCGCCAAGGGTTTCCTGTTTGACGGCTTTCCGCGCACGCTGGCTCAGGCCGAAGCCATGCAGCAGGCGGGCGTGCTTTTGGATGCGGTGGTCGAAATCGACGTGCCCGACAGCGCGGTAATCGAGCGCATGAGCGGCCGCCGCGTGCATCCGGCTTCCGGCCGCACCTACCATGTGGTTTACAACCCGCCCAAAGCGGAAGGCAAAGACGACCTCACCGGCGAGGATTTGATCCAGCGCGACGACGACAAAGAAGAAACCGTGAAAAAACGCCTCGACGTTTACCACGAGCAGACCGAAGTGCTGGTGGGCTATTACAGCAAACTCGAAGGTGCGTCCGCCCCCAAATACGTCAGGGTGGACGGCACGCAGGCGGTGGAAGCGGTGAAAGCCGAAGTATTGGCAGCATTGGGCGGATAG
- the metW gene encoding methionine biosynthesis protein MetW has translation MNTLRDDLRLIYDWIPPGSRVLDLGCGRGELLSALMRDKQCSGCGIEIDTEGVLASIAAGISVIQADLEQGLQDFDSDSFDIIVLSQTIQSMQNTETILRDLTRVAREAVVSFPNFGYWRNRLQIALGGRMPVSERMPYQWYNTPNIHWCTLVDFEALCAKNNIRILERAVMTGTERIETLPNLLGSLAFYRVG, from the coding sequence ATGAATACCCTGCGCGACGACCTGCGCCTCATCTACGACTGGATTCCCCCGGGTAGCCGCGTCCTCGATCTCGGCTGCGGGCGCGGCGAGCTGCTTTCCGCCCTGATGCGCGACAAACAATGCAGCGGCTGCGGCATCGAAATCGACACCGAAGGCGTACTCGCCTCCATCGCCGCCGGCATCAGCGTCATCCAGGCCGACCTCGAACAGGGTTTGCAGGATTTCGACAGCGACAGCTTCGACATCATCGTATTGAGCCAAACCATCCAGTCCATGCAGAACACGGAAACCATCCTGCGCGACCTGACCCGCGTCGCCCGCGAAGCCGTCGTATCCTTTCCCAATTTCGGCTACTGGCGCAACCGCCTGCAAATCGCCCTCGGCGGCAGAATGCCCGTTTCCGAACGTATGCCCTACCAGTGGTACAACACGCCCAATATCCACTGGTGCACCCTGGTCGATTTTGAAGCCCTCTGTGCCAAAAACAACATCCGCATCCTCGAACGCGCCGTCATGACCGGCACGGAGCGCATCGAAACCCTGCCCAATCTTTTGGGCAGCCTGGCGTTTTACAGGGTAGGGTAG
- the recA gene encoding recombinase RecA yields the protein MAEDKSKDKSKDKPADKSKALEAALAQIEKQFGKGSVMKMDGSSDTEDLQVISTGSLGLDLALGVGGLPRGRIVEIFGPESSGKTTLCLETIAQCQKAGGVCAFIDAENAFDPVYARALGVKVEELLVSQPDTGEQALEICDMLVRSGGVDMVVVDSVAALVPKAEIEGDMGDSHVGLQARLMSQALRKLTGHIKKTNTLVVFINQLRMKIGVTYGNPETTTGGNALKFYSSVRIDIRGTQQIKKGDESPIGKETKVKVIKNKVAPPFRTAEFDILYGEGISWESELIEIGVKLNIIAKAGAWYSYNGAKIGQGKENVRVWLKENPEVANEIEAKIRETAGTDLKITEGTRDETDGEEPEE from the coding sequence ATGGCAGAAGACAAAAGCAAAGACAAAAGCAAAGACAAGCCGGCAGACAAAAGCAAGGCTCTAGAAGCCGCATTGGCACAGATAGAAAAACAGTTCGGCAAAGGCTCCGTGATGAAAATGGACGGCAGCAGCGACACCGAAGACTTGCAGGTCATCTCCACCGGCTCGCTCGGCCTCGACCTCGCCCTCGGCGTGGGCGGCCTGCCGCGCGGGCGCATCGTCGAAATCTTCGGCCCCGAATCTTCCGGCAAAACCACCCTCTGTCTGGAAACCATCGCCCAATGCCAGAAGGCGGGCGGCGTATGCGCCTTTATCGACGCGGAAAACGCCTTCGACCCCGTTTACGCCCGCGCCCTCGGCGTGAAAGTGGAAGAGCTGCTGGTATCCCAGCCCGACACCGGCGAACAGGCTCTGGAAATCTGCGACATGCTGGTACGCTCCGGCGGCGTGGACATGGTGGTGGTCGATTCGGTGGCCGCGCTGGTGCCCAAAGCCGAAATCGAAGGCGATATGGGCGACAGCCACGTCGGTTTGCAGGCGCGCCTGATGAGCCAGGCTCTGCGCAAACTGACCGGCCACATCAAAAAAACCAACACCCTCGTCGTATTCATCAACCAGCTCCGCATGAAAATCGGCGTAACGTACGGCAATCCCGAAACCACCACCGGCGGCAACGCGCTGAAATTCTACTCTTCCGTGCGCATCGACATACGCGGCACGCAGCAGATTAAAAAAGGCGACGAAAGCCCCATCGGCAAGGAAACCAAAGTCAAAGTCATCAAAAACAAAGTCGCGCCGCCTTTCCGCACTGCCGAATTCGACATCCTCTACGGCGAAGGCATCAGCTGGGAGAGCGAGCTGATCGAAATCGGTGTCAAGCTGAACATCATCGCCAAAGCGGGCGCATGGTACAGCTACAACGGCGCGAAAATCGGACAGGGCAAAGAAAACGTCCGCGTCTGGCTGAAAGAAAATCCCGAAGTCGCCAACGAAATCGAAGCAAAAATCCGCGAAACAGCCGGCACCGATCTCAAAATCACCGAAGGCACGCGCGACGAGACCGACGGCGAAGAACCCGAAGAATAA
- a CDS encoding Cof-type HAD-IIB family hydrolase, protein MNRKPKIIFFDIDDTLLPKRSGRIPDSTRAALGRLKGQGIAAAIATGRPPCLIPDSVRTLMADSGIDILISINGQHIERGGEVLAQYPLRPVDTAAAVAHLHSLGIAYALEHPHRVAVPQDHPHIRTALGSLAIPYQTGAPDPAQPVCQMLAFYGEEQAAAVEAGLPAGLRTTRWHAYGVDILPADSSKARGIRAVLDTLGLAAADAMAFGDGLNDMEMLQSVGCGVAVGNAHPALKAVARHICPPADQDGILRGLTALGVLD, encoded by the coding sequence ATGAACCGCAAACCCAAAATCATCTTTTTCGACATCGACGACACCCTGCTGCCCAAACGCAGCGGCCGCATTCCCGACAGCACCCGCGCAGCCTTAGGCCGTCTGAAAGGGCAGGGCATAGCCGCCGCCATCGCCACCGGCCGCCCGCCCTGCCTGATTCCCGATTCCGTACGCACGCTGATGGCCGACAGCGGCATCGACATCCTCATCTCCATCAACGGGCAGCACATCGAACGCGGCGGCGAAGTGCTGGCGCAATACCCGCTCCGCCCGGTCGACACCGCCGCCGCCGTTGCCCATCTGCACAGCCTGGGCATCGCCTACGCTTTGGAACATCCGCACAGAGTCGCCGTGCCGCAGGATCATCCGCACATCCGCACCGCCCTCGGCTCGCTGGCCATTCCCTACCAAACCGGCGCGCCCGACCCCGCGCAGCCCGTCTGCCAAATGCTGGCGTTTTACGGCGAAGAGCAGGCCGCCGCCGTCGAAGCCGGCCTGCCCGCCGGCCTGCGCACCACACGCTGGCACGCATACGGCGTGGACATCCTGCCTGCCGACAGTTCCAAAGCACGCGGCATCCGCGCCGTGCTCGACACCCTCGGCCTTGCTGCGGCCGACGCAATGGCCTTCGGCGACGGCTTGAACGACATGGAAATGCTGCAAAGCGTCGGCTGCGGCGTGGCCGTGGGCAATGCCCATCCGGCCCTGAAAGCCGTTGCCCGCCACATCTGCCCGCCCGCAGACCAAGACGGCATCCTGCGCGGCCTGACCGCGCTGGGCGTTTTGGACTGA
- a CDS encoding protein MIGRI translates to MSAAVFVFKFLLFCAALLLLAARFLPPRCKRAVRRGFAAAAWTCLAVSLLALLRYWLAA, encoded by the coding sequence ATGTCTGCCGCCGTTTTCGTTTTCAAATTCCTGCTGTTCTGCGCCGCCCTGCTGCTGCTGGCCGCCCGCTTTCTGCCGCCGCGCTGCAAACGGGCGGTGCGGCGCGGATTCGCGGCGGCGGCGTGGACTTGTCTGGCCGTGTCGCTGCTGGCCCTGCTGCGCTATTGGCTGGCGGCGTGA
- a CDS encoding paraquat-inducible protein A: MTDSAARSLRRWQRRGFLRRVAMPAHVIDCPECGLRTAVPDLKQGRQADCPRCGHELVRVETAPFLMPAALACATLILLLCVYGSMFVTVSTVGVYERLTLPFMLKILVLQDFGFLAEVMFVFTFGLPLLFLLLCLYVYGALQIEKPLPGLIAATRTMVRLRAWVMADVFLISTLVAYIKLGDVVRVEFGAAFWLMFPMVLLLLRTTLAVPEHWVYYQIHLLHGHTTIYSDNSGKICCSRCRCFRPSEEDVCAVCGTALFARRPHSLRLSLAFLLAAAVFYIPANTLPIMISSNPTVTEISTIMGGIIFMWDSGDRAIAAIIFSASIMIPVLKICIMGILLACARFGVPWPVEKVSLVYRITEKIGRWSMIDIFVVIILMSAFHTSIARVTPGPASLYFCLVVLLTMLSAHYFDPRLLWDKCGANGKP; encoded by the coding sequence ATGACTGATTCCGCCGCCCGCTCCCTGCGCCGCTGGCAACGGCGCGGCTTTCTGCGCCGCGTCGCCATGCCCGCACACGTCATCGACTGCCCGGAATGCGGCCTGCGCACCGCCGTACCCGATCTGAAACAAGGCCGCCAGGCCGACTGCCCGCGCTGTGGCCACGAACTCGTACGCGTGGAAACCGCGCCTTTCCTCATGCCTGCCGCGCTTGCCTGCGCCACGCTGATTCTGCTGCTGTGCGTATACGGCAGTATGTTTGTTACCGTGTCCACCGTGGGCGTATACGAGCGGCTGACGCTGCCGTTTATGCTCAAAATACTGGTGTTGCAGGATTTCGGCTTTCTCGCCGAAGTGATGTTTGTCTTTACCTTCGGCCTGCCGCTGCTGTTTCTGCTGCTGTGCCTGTATGTTTACGGCGCATTGCAGATTGAAAAGCCGCTGCCCGGGCTGATTGCCGCCACGCGCACGATGGTGCGCCTGCGTGCATGGGTGATGGCCGATGTGTTCCTTATCTCCACCCTTGTGGCCTATATCAAGCTGGGCGATGTGGTGCGCGTCGAATTCGGCGCGGCCTTCTGGCTGATGTTTCCGATGGTGCTGCTGCTGCTGCGCACCACGCTGGCCGTGCCGGAACACTGGGTGTATTACCAAATCCACCTGCTGCACGGCCACACCACCATTTATTCCGACAACAGCGGCAAAATCTGTTGCAGCCGCTGCCGCTGTTTCAGGCCGTCTGAAGAGGATGTGTGCGCCGTGTGCGGCACCGCCTTGTTTGCCCGCCGCCCGCACAGCCTGCGCCTGTCGCTCGCCTTCCTGCTGGCGGCGGCGGTGTTCTATATTCCGGCCAACACCCTGCCCATTATGATTTCGTCCAATCCCACCGTTACCGAAATCAGCACCATCATGGGCGGCATCATCTTTATGTGGGACAGCGGCGACCGCGCGATAGCCGCGATTATTTTCAGCGCGAGCATCATGATTCCGGTGCTGAAAATCTGCATTATGGGCATCCTGCTGGCGTGCGCCCGTTTCGGCGTGCCGTGGCCGGTGGAGAAAGTTTCCCTGGTTTACCGTATCACCGAAAAAATCGGCCGCTGGTCGATGATCGATATTTTCGTCGTCATCATCCTGATGAGCGCGTTCCACACCTCTATAGCCCGCGTAACCCCGGGCCCGGCTTCGCTCTATTTCTGCCTCGTCGTCCTGCTGACCATGCTCTCCGCCCACTATTTCGACCCCCGTCTGCTGTGGGACAAATGCGGCGCGAACGGCAAACCTTAA
- a CDS encoding SPFH domain-containing protein, producing the protein MGLLSLPLIILAAVVIFGFKAICIVPQQEAYVVERLGKFRAVLDPGLNFLIPFFDRVAYKHTQKEIPLDVPSQVCITRDNTQLTVDGIIYFQVTDPKLASYGSSNYIMAITQLAQTTLRSVIGRMELDKTFEERDEINRIVVAALDEAAISWGVKVLRYEIKDLIPPQEILRSMQAQITAEREKRARIAESEGRKIEQINLAVGRREAEIQQSEGEAQAAVNASNGEKTAKINLAQGEAEAIRLVAQASADAIRTVAEAIRTEGGDEAVKLKVAEQYVEAFAKLAKESNTLIMPANVADIGGLVSAGLKIAEGSRTAGTAKAG; encoded by the coding sequence ATGGGACTTTTAAGCCTACCGCTGATTATTCTCGCCGCCGTCGTCATATTCGGTTTCAAAGCCATCTGCATCGTGCCGCAGCAGGAAGCCTACGTTGTCGAGCGTTTGGGAAAATTCCGCGCCGTTCTCGATCCCGGCCTCAACTTCCTCATCCCGTTTTTCGACCGCGTCGCCTACAAGCACACCCAAAAAGAAATCCCGCTGGACGTACCCAGCCAGGTCTGCATTACCCGCGACAATACCCAGCTTACCGTAGACGGCATCATCTATTTCCAAGTAACCGATCCCAAGCTCGCCTCCTACGGTTCGAGCAACTACATCATGGCCATCACCCAGCTTGCGCAAACCACCCTGCGTTCGGTGATCGGCCGCATGGAGCTGGACAAAACCTTTGAAGAACGCGACGAAATCAACCGCATCGTCGTGGCCGCACTCGACGAAGCCGCCATATCGTGGGGCGTGAAAGTGCTGCGCTACGAAATCAAAGACCTTATCCCGCCGCAGGAAATCCTGCGCTCCATGCAGGCGCAGATTACCGCCGAACGCGAAAAACGCGCCCGCATCGCCGAATCCGAAGGCCGCAAAATCGAACAAATCAACCTCGCCGTCGGCCGCCGCGAAGCCGAAATCCAGCAGTCCGAAGGCGAGGCGCAGGCCGCAGTCAATGCTTCCAACGGTGAAAAAACCGCCAAAATCAATCTGGCCCAGGGTGAAGCCGAAGCCATCCGCCTCGTTGCCCAGGCCAGCGCGGATGCCATCCGTACCGTGGCCGAAGCCATCCGCACCGAAGGCGGAGACGAAGCGGTCAAGCTGAAAGTGGCCGAACAATATGTCGAAGCCTTTGCCAAACTCGCCAAAGAAAGCAATACCCTGATCATGCCGGCCAACGTGGCCGATATAGGCGGCCTGGTATCGGCGGGGCTGAAAATCGCCGAAGGCAGCCGGACAGCCGGCACAGCCAAAGCCGGATAA